The genomic region ATGGGACTTATACTGTTACTATTAGCAGGCTGTGGGAATGAAACAATAGAAGAATCGATAACCTTAGAAAATCAAGAAGGGGAAGAGGTGATCATACCAACTGGAAAGCCGGTGTTATTCTTCTTCATGACGACATACACCTGAACATTGTGTCAGCAGCAACTAGTTGAGTTGCATGAAAATATAGATCAGTTTAAAGCGTTAGATGTAGATATGTACATTGTTAGTGGAGATGAATCGAATCAGCAAAAGGAATTACATACAGCTATTCATGAACGATATGATTTTAGTCTTCCGTTTCTATCGGATCCAAATCTAACATTAATAGAGAAAATGGATATGAAGAATAATGACATGGCTTATCGTGGGTATGGCTTGCTGGACGGTGATGGCAAGGTGGTATTCTCTACGATTAATGATCATTGGGGAGAAGAATTAGATAAGACGTTGGAAGAAGTTAAAAAAGAGTTAGATCATGTAAAGAAGTAATGAACTTGTAAGGAAACTCTGTTAGAATGGAAACATATAGTAAAGAGAACATAAAACAGTTGGCAGGAAGGGAGAGTGCAAACGGATGAAAAATGTATTCCTTAGTTTTCATTTCAATTCCACTTTTCCTGCTTTAGAGCATTGGCATTAGCCTTTGCTCTTTTATTTTGTCCAAATAAGGGGGAAACAGTGTTGGTGAGATACAAACGAGTATTGTTAAAGCTAAGCGGGGGAGCACTTTCAAGTAATAACGGAGACAACTTTGATCCTATCAAATTATCACATGTTGCTGATGAGGTTTTATCCATAGTGAATATGGGGGTGGAAGTCGCAATCGTAGTAGGTGGTGGGAATATATTTAGAGGAAAGCTTGCCGAAATGTGGGGGATCGACAGGGTTGAGGCAGACAATATCGGGACAATGGGAACAATCATTAACAGTCTCATGCTTCGCGGCGTTCTAAAAAGTAAAACGGAAAAGGAAATTCGGGTTATGACATCTGTACCATTTCAATCTGTTGCAGAGCCTTACATTCGTCTGCGCGCCGTTCACCATCTTGAGAAGGGATATGTTGTTATCTTCGCTGGAGGAAACGGTCAACCATTCGTCACGACCGACTACCCAAGCGTACAAAGGGCATTGGAAACTGATTGCGATGCAATCCTTGTGGCCAAACAAGGAGTAGATGGGGTATTCACAAGTGATCCAAAACAAGACATACATGCCAAAATGTATAGAAACCTCAATTACCAAGATGTAGTGGCTAATAACATTCAAGTCATGGACCAATCGGCACTCCTTTTGGCACGCGATTACAACCTACCTGTCCACATCTTCAACTTCGACGAACCAGGCGTCATGAAACGACTCTGCGAAGGAGGACACGTCGGTACACTCGTAAGCCACCAACAGTCTGTAATTATATAAAGACAATTCGACAAAATTCGGGGAGTGCCTGGCACCACTCGAATTTTCTTTATTTATTTGTTGGTTAATTTATGCTGTTGTTGGAATTTTGTAACAATTAAGCATGGAATAAAACTGGAAACAGGATAGAATAAAAGTAGAAGGAAATTTCTTTTCGGAAGAGGTGGAGCTATGGATTTTTCTTTTGTAGCCTCAGAGGACAAAATTCGTAAGGCTTATAATGACGGTGAGTTTAAGAATTTGCCCGGCTTAGGGAAACCGCTTGTGCTTGAAGATTTATCAGCTATACCACAAGAGCTTAGAATGGCGTATAAAATGATGAAAAATGCAGGATATAATCCTGAAGAACATACGCTAAAAAGTGAAATCAAAACAATTGAGGATTTAATGGCAGCTAGCCAAGATGAGCACCAAATTGCCATCTTTAAGAAACAAATTAATGAGAAGACCATTCGCTTAAACAGCTTAATTAAAAAAAGACAAATCTCTAACTCATCAGCCTTTAAAGATTACGGAAACAGGGTGTATGATAAATTGAAATAGTGCGTGTTTCATGTTGTTACATTCAATAGATTCATCACTTAACTTTATAAAATTGCATACAAACAAAAGTATGGCCGGCATTCACCTAAACTAAAATGCCAGCCATACTTTTTTATTTTTCCGGTAGAGGATCGATTGATTCTGAATCTTTTGGCTCTAAACTTGTGGTGACACTATAGAAAAATACACCAAGACCGAGGAAAAAAATGAGACAGATGCCACCTAATGTTAACCATAAATTTAACATGGCTACCCCTCCTATACTCACTTATATGCGTAGATAGAGGTAAAATTGATAATAATTTATTGACAAAATATAGTAATTAAATTAATATCTAATTAGATATATATCTAATTTAATGAAGTGGTGAGAATATGCAACTTTCAAAAATTATTAATTACCATAAAGCAGTAACAGATCCAACTCGCATTCGAATCATTATGCTGCTGGCGAGAGGACCACTAAACGGAATTGAAATTGCAGAAAGATTAGGAATTTCTGCTCCAACTGTTACACATCATGCTAACAAACTTCGAGATGCGGGATTGCTATATCAAAGAAGAGAGAAGAATACGATCTACTTTTCATTGGATGAGAAAACATTGAAACAAAGTAGTTTATCGCTATTAAAATTAGTAGAGAAGGCAAAGGAAGGGGAAGATGAGATGTCAATCAATACAGAAGGACAATTAAAGAAATCCGTTCTAACAAATTTCTTCTCAAAAGAAGGTCGTCTAAAACAAATACCGTCACAAATGAAAAAGAAAATCATCGTGTTAGAACATTTAGTCGAGAAATTAGAGCAAGGAAAAAAATATCAAGAAAAAGAATTGAATGAATTTATCAAGCAATTTCATGATGATTTTGCAACGATACGTAGAGAGTTCATTATTCACCAGTTCATGTACAGAGAAGATAGCATATACGAATTAAATCCGAAAGAGCTATGGACAAAATGGGAGAAGTTATCGTAATAAAAATTGTTTAGAAATAGGTTGTCCCTGACTTTCTAAAAATGGTTCAATAGCAACATATGAAAATGAATAGAAACATTAAAAGCTAGGACTCTTGCTCCTAGCTTTTTCTCGTAAGTTTCAATATCCTATTAATTATTCCATTATATTCTCATGTGTTAGGTAAAGAATAACAATAGTGATTATTCGCATTGAAAGGGTAAAACGATTATACTAATGGATAGCAAAATGTAAAATGAATTAAAGGAGTTTGGCCATGAGACTTATAAGTATCTCGGACTACAATGACAAGACCATGCAATTGGCCAGGCCAATCTATGATCGTCAAAAAAGGATACTACTTGCAGCCGGTCGCTCGATCCATCCCAAATATTTAGTCCGATTGGAAGATATGGATATACGTTATCTATTTGTTGAGGATGCAATCTCAGAAGGTATTACGATGGAAGAAATGGTGGATATGCCGACATGGATGGATGCTATTGAAGTTGTTCAAAAAGTATACGAAAGTGCTGCCACTAAGAAAACATTTGAATTAAGAGAACTTCAGCAGATAACAAAAAAGTTAATAGATGAGGTAGCAAAACGAAAAGCAATTGTTTTAATTCCAACAACCTCAATTGCTGAAGATTTACGAAGATATGCTCACAGTGTAAATGTAGCACTACTTGCACTCCAAGTTGCGAAAAGGTTGAATGTGAATAACATACAATTGCGAGACTTAGCGATTGGTTCATTAGTACATGACGTAGGAAAGGCCATTACAAAGGATGATGAACATCACCCGCAAGAAGGCTTTGATTACTTACGTAAAGTTCGTGATTTAAGTTTGTTATCAGCACACGTTGCCTTTCAACATCATGAACAACTTAATGGAGAAGGATTCCCACGCAAGATTTCTGGCAATGCATTTCACGAATTTGCCCAAATCTGTGGAATATGTAATTTATATGAGAATATGATCTCTCGTGAAAATATTCCACCTCATATGGCAATGGAGCTTATTATGACTAAGAGTGGGATTGGATACAGCGAAGAAGTGGTTCAAGCCTTCATTCAAAGTATACCGAGCTATACACCTGGAACGAAAGTGAAACTGAATACTGGAGATGCAGCAATTGTTTCTAGAATAAGATCGCATATGCAACGACCAGTTGTACGTTACCTGACAAACAATGAAGAAGTTTACCTGGATGAAGACTATACATTACTCATAACGGGAATTATAGAAGAAAATAGTGCTGCTCAATAGAGCAGCACTATTTTTTTAAGTTACCTAATTCTTCAGCAATTGCCTGCATTTCACTAATTGAAAAGTTATCTTTGCTTGATACAAGCTGATATAAGTCTTTCAAATCATCATAGGCAGATTCGTTAAAATGAGCGGCTTTAATAATCCCTGCATTTAATAACTTTAATTTTTGTGAAATTTCATTAACCATAAACTCGATATTTTCAGCAGTTTTTTGAGATAAATCCATTTTGTCATCTCCTTATGTAAACATGTATTAGTATTGTACCATGAATTGTAAATGTAGACTCTAAAGTATTGAAAAAAAGCAATTTTGGTGAATGTTAGAAGTTTGTCTACATATAGTTTAGTACGGACAAACATTGGGAAAATAAAAAGATGGTTGGTCTTCGTTTGAAGGCTGTTTTTGCATAAATTGTAGTTACTCAAATAAAAAGAGAACTCATCTATATTCATGAGAAGCTTACTTAAAAAATGATATTCCAAAAAGGAGTCTGTATGTTTAAAGACAAATCTTTACTACTCGAGCTTTGGAAAAGATTTAAAAACGATGAAATTGCAGGGCTCTCAGCAGAATTGGCTTATTTCTTTTTACTGTCACTTTTTCCATTTCTCATATTCCTAATTACATTAATTGGGTATCTGCCATTATCACAGGATGATTTATTAGGTGTTATTAATCAGTACGCACCGGGAGAATCGATGAAGATTATCGAAACAACTCTAGAGGGAATTGTTCAAAAACAAAATGGGGGCCTTTTATCATTTGGAATTATCTTTACAATTTGGTCTGCATCAAATGGATTAAATGCAGTAATTCGAGCCTTCAACAGAGCGTATGACGTAAAGGAAACAAGACATTTTCTTGTAGCTCGATTCATGTCAGTTGTACTTACTGTTGCAATGATCATGGTAATTGTGGTTGCTTTATTACTACCGGTTTTTGGACATAAAATTGGAGTATTCGTGTTTTCAACATTTGGTTTGTCTGATACGTTTTTAGCAGTTTGGAATGCAGCAAGATGGATAGGTAGTTTTATCATATTATTTATTGTTTTTAGTTGTTTATATTATTTTGCTCCTAATAAACGTCTTCATTGGAAAGAGGTATTTACAGGTTCGTTTTTTGCGACACTAGGTTGGATTTTGGTCTCTACAGGATTTTCTTACTATGTCGGAACATTTGGGAATTATTCTGCTACCTACGGAAGTTTAGGTGGAATAATTGTTCTGATGATATGGTTTTATTTATCAGGCATGATCATTTTACTTGGCGGGGAACTGAACGCCACAATCAACTGTTTTAGAGAAGAAAAAACAAAGTAACTGATAAAAGGGACCTTACTTTAAGGTCCCTATTACTATTCTGCAATCTCTTCAAAATGAAAGTAGGCCGTTGCATAGATATGTTCAATTTCAGCATCAGTCATATAGATAAGTTGTTCTTCCGCCAAACCTTTTGTTCGCTGAATAAATTCAATCATGTTTCTCCGTTCTTGTCGACTCATCCTCAAATCGCTCCTTTTACTGTATTAATACAGTTAATCATTTACTTTTTATTATTATATAACAGTGTATTGAAACTGTGCAACTATTATGTGTAAATTCAGAAAAAAAGGCGTCACTCTGTGTTGCCACGAGTTACGCCTTTATACTGTATTTTATTAGCTTGCTTGCTCAGTTATTTGTTGTTGTTTTTTGTTTGAAGATACTATAGCTATGAATATCATAAATAAAACTAGACTTATGATATGGAAGTAACTGATTGATTGAAACCATTGGATAAACATTCCACCTAGAAATGGTCCGAGCAGGCTTCCTATACTAAAGGAAATACCACACAATAAATTCCCTGTCGGTAACAGAGATCTCGGCAATAAATCTGCCATATAGCTGATTCCTAGAGAGAAGGTGGAACCAACGAGCATCCCTGCCAGTAGGAAACAGATCGTTAACCCAATTGAAGACTGCTCAAAGAGACTCGCAAGTAAAAAAGCAATTGTTCCACTTGATAAGACAATCATCAGGATATTCTTTCGACCTACCTTATCGCTTAATATTCCAAGAGGCAGCTGTGTAATAATGCTACCAGCAGCGAAGGCTGTAAGTAAAATAGAGATATTAGTTACAGAATGTCCGATTCGTAACCCGTAAACAGGGAAGATTCCATTTAATGATGCTTCCAAAAATCCATATCCTAATGGCGGGAGAAACGCAACCCAACCATACTTCCAAGCCTTAGAAAAACGTTTCATCGTGTCGACAAATGAACTCACTTTAAATTCTTCATCAGGAAATTCATTTTTTAATGTGAAAAGGAAGACCCAGCCAATCAGACAAAGTACAGAAGAAACGATAAAAGGAAGTGCTTCATTAATGGTAACAAGCGGAGTCATTAAGGGACCTGCCGCAAATCCGATACCGAAAAATAACCCATATAACGAAACATTTCGTCCCAAGTTTCCTTTTGTTGAGAAAGAGGTAATCCACGTCTGGGTGCCGAAGTGAAGGGCGTGGTCTCCAATTCCAATGAAGAGTCTAAGGAAAAACCAAAACCAAAATGATTGCCATAATGGGAAAAGCGCAAGTGAAACAATAACAAGTAATCCACCTAAAATAATAACAGGTTTGTAGCCATACTTTCGCAGTGGATTTTCCATGAAAGGTGAAACAAGTAAAATTCCAATATATAGGGCGGTAGCATTCAAGCCGTTTAAAGAAGACTCAAGCCCTTGGTTTTCAAAAATAACAGCTATAAGTGGGAGTAACATACCTTGCGAAAAACCAGAGATCGCAACAATGCTGACAAGTATCCAAAAACGAAATTTATTGTTCATCTCTAAGCCTCACTTTTAAAAAAATTCACTAACAAATCGTATCACCCTTTCCGAATTATGCCAATAGAAAAGTAAGGCTCTTTTCTAAAACTTTGTTGCAATTTCGTAAACTTATTCTGTGTGTATAACCAGTTTTAGAAGCAAAAAGCGAGGTTGGATTAGAGAGCAACTCTCTTTATGTATAGAAGCACTATATACTAAGGTTAAAATCCAACTTTTGGGATTTTACTCATGAAGCAACAATCTATACGAAAACAGCCAAAAGTAAAGATTACTTTAAAGGTAAAGAAAGAAAAATTATAATGGAGGAAATAGATATGAAGAGGAAGTGTAAGAATGAGATTTGAAATGAAGGAAGTCGGTTTTAAAACAAATGTTGAGTACGGTGAGCTTCATGTGTCCGGTAATGAGGAATACGGGTTTAGACCATATCAATTAATGGTGGCATCTATCGCAGTATGCAGCGGAGGAGTCCTTCGTACAATTCTTGAAAAAAAGAAGTTACATATAGACGATATTAAGATTGATACTGAAGTCATGCGAAACCCTGATATGGCAAACCGAATTGAAAAAATACTCATTCATTATACGATAAAAGGAATGAACTTACAGGCAGATCAAATTCAGAAGGCCATTCACCTTGCGAACAAAAACTGCCCTATGGCACAATCTGTTGCAGGAAGCATTGAAATTGAAGAGACATTTGAATTAATCTAAACAATAGCAAAAGCCCCTATCAATTAATGATAGGGGCTTTTGCCGGACATACTAATGAGTGCAAAATAATGAAATGTAGGATTAAGGAATGAAAAGCTTTAGGGTTAAGTAGAGTATAACATTTATTTTTAATCTTGTAAATATTCAAATAAATTAAAATTTATACGATATAATTCTGTCTCTATTAAGTGATATGCGATGAATAGTGAAGGAGAAGAGATATGCATAAAATTAGAATGATATTTTATTTAGTAGGACTTACCATCTTATCTATGGGGATTAGCTTGACGATAAAGTCGGACATGGGAGCAGGACCTTGGGATGCATTAAATGTTGGCCTCTCGAATACAATCGGCTTAACAGTGGGGAGTTGGGTAATTATTGTAGGGAGTATACTGATTATCATAAACGGATTCCTCTTAAAAGTGAGACCAGACTTTTTAGCAATTCTTACGATTGTTCTCATTGGCTTTATTATTGATTTTTGGCTTATTTTTGTGTTTGCTCATCTAGAACCAGTGGGTATTGTCCAAAAGTTGATCATATTGGTTATCGGTCTTATTGCTTTAGCCTTCGGTATTGCAACGTATCTTCAAGCGAATTATCCCTTAAGTCCAATCGATCGCTTTATGATGGGAATTAGATATCGATTGAAAGTAAATTTAATGGTAGCCAAGACATTAGGAGAATTAACAGCACTTGTTCTGGCTTTCATTTTCAAAGGTCCGATTGGGATAGGTACCATTATCGTTGCTTTAATGGTTGGTCCTTTCATACAAATTTTTGCACCTAGATTAGAACGTTTAAAGGCAAAAATGCAATAAAAATACACCTTTTGTGGATAATCCCTTTTCGAAATGAAAAAACTACGAGAAAAGCTTTATCCTAAATTGAAAAGGAGTATGAATAAATGAATAAGGTTGTATCAGCTTTTGTACTTACTATTTTATTATTTGGTTTAACTCAAACCATAACTCTTGCAGAAAAGAATGAAAAAACAGAAGAGAAACAAGAGTCAAAAGAACAAATCCCTAGCTCAGTTATGAACATTACGAAGGAAAATACGTACCCAAATCCAACTCAGGATCTACCGTACCTACAGCCAAGTGATCTCACACAGCAGTTATTAGAAACGTCAGAGATTCCGATTGAAAATCCGGATTTAATTCGTATGTTAAATGAGACAAGCATTTCGGATGCACCATTGGCATTTGGATATCGTGCCACTATTTATATGGGGCAGTGGCCACTACGTTATGAATCAGGAGAAACGAGTACAAATTGGGAGTATCAAAAGATTAACACCAATCTTACGGATAACCGAGGCGGTAACACAGTACAACGTATGTACTATAAACAAGAGGCGGAAAAGCATATAAAAGGTGGACTTACTTCAAAAATCTCTAAAGCCGAAGACGTAAAGAAAATGATGCTATTGAAAGCGATGGATAAAACAAAATTACCTTTATCGTTTCATACAGTTGTAGGCTATGGAACTAAGAAAGATCAAGTTTATAATATTTCACCTAAAAAACTTGGATATTTATATGCATATGCTCCTGCGGTAAATGAAAAAGGAAAAGTAACGTTTGGTGAAGTATATCTTGTATTAAAAGGTAATAAAAGAACGATTGATATTAAGAATGTAACGAGTCAAGGAATTGGAGCATGGATTCCAGTTCAAGACCATGTTTCCTTTGGATTTGTCGTATCAGATCAGCCTAGATAATGAAAAAACAAAGAGGCTGAGACATAACCTAGAATAGAACATTATCTATAATTATTCTAAATTCAATTTGTTACTAATTTAATGAGTTGAGTTCAAAAAACTAGTTCGTTCCATTGCGCTACAGCCACGCGCTTTCCGCGGGGAGGAACCTGAGCCTCCTCAGCTACGCCTGGGGGGTCTCAGCCTTTCCTCTACCTCCCGCAGGAGTCGGTGGCTTTCACTCCATTCCACTATTGTTAAATGGTAGTATGTATTTGCAGTCTCAACAAAATCAACTTATAACATAAATACCCGAATTATTAGGCGTAAGATTTATTAAAATACCACCTAATCGTTCGGGTTTATCATTTACTGATATATATGTTCCAGCCTCTTGTTCTTTACAGTTTTGAATTCCTCGTATGAAAGTCCGTGGTAGGATAATAACTGTTTTTCACTAATATGTTAGGTCCTAGACATTGAACAGAGGCGCAATGACAGTTTAATTGTGACGCGATAGTGGATGAATTCCACGTATCATATGCTTCTTGCAGTGTATGAGTTTTAATATTACCAAGTGACGGCGTGTCACCAAAGTCTGTTACGATAATATCACCGTTAAAGATGTTGACGTTTAAGCGGGAACGACCATCAGGGTCATTACGAACTGTTACATTTTTACTTTCACGAAGCCTTTGTACTAATGCAAGATCCTGTTCATCATCACTGCAGGCATAGAAAGGAAGTGTGCCGAATAACATCCACGTCTCTTCATCGCGTATATCAAGCAGGTGATGTATGGAATTGCGTATTTCTTCCTTTGTTAAGATCTCCAGGTTACTAGCAAAATCACTTGGATACATCGGGTGAATTTCATGACGCTGACAACCCATATCTTCTACAATTTGTTTGTGTATTTCTTCTATGTAAGGAAGAGTTCTCTTATTTAACATTGTTTCTGCAGAAACGATAACCCCTCTTGATGTGAGTTCTTTCGCATTATTGATCATTCGGTCAAAATACACTTTACGTTGTTCATATGACGGTTTTTTTTCCATCATACTGAACCCGCCTTCTACAAAGTCATCTATCGTACCCCAGTTATGGGAAATATGTAATACATCCAAATAGGGAATAATCTTCTCATAACGCTCCATATCTAATGTTAGATTTGAGTTGATTTGCGTACGAACTCCACGATTATGGGCATACTGAAGTAGAGGAACAACATAGTTTTCAACAGATTTCAACGATAACATCGGCTCGCCACCTGTAATGCTTAAAGCACGCAAATGAGGAATTTCATCTAATCGTCTGAAGAGTAAAGATAGAGGAAGTGCCTCCGGGTCCTTTGGTCCTAGCATATACCCAACAGCGCAATGCTCACATCTCATATTACAAAGTGTTGTCGTTGTGAACTCAACATTTGATAAGGTTAATTGCTGATGCTCCTGAACATCTAAGTAAGCCTCCCAAGGATCATTATAGGGTGTAATTCTTTTCTTTTGTGTTTCGGTCGTCATATAAAAACTTCCTTTCATGAACCCTTCTAGCGTTAGAAGAAAAACTAGGCTACTATTAATGATATGAAAGCTAGAAGCTGAGTTTTACTTAAATAACTTACTTATGATATCTTTTTACTAGTCAAATGACAACAACTTACTTAAGGAGAATTAAAATGGGTAAAGCGACAACAAATCCAGATTCACAATTATCATATTTAAAGAATCGTCTAGAAATGTTTCTAGAAGTAATCGATCATCTAGATCCCGAAGAAGCAGAAGTTGAAGACATCGACCGTCTACTTGCAATGCTTGATGATTTGGAAAGCAAAGTAGAAAGATTCAAAAAAGACCAAGGCTCAGAAAATGACAATGAGGACAAAGAGCAAGAATAACGCTATAGTACTGAAAAAAAATATTCGACAAAACTCGGGTGGTGCGCATGCGCCACCCGTTAATTTTTGTTAGTGCTTACAAAATTCTTTAGAAATTAAAATAATAGTCGTATAATGATAAAGTAATGACAAACAGAGATAAAGGTCCGTAGAATACGGAAAAAAGGGAAGGGGTCCTTATAAACATGCAAAAGCTTCAAGAAAGTATGTATAAGCTTATCGTAGAAACTTCTACAAATCTCCCGAAGGATGT from Bacillus sp. BGMRC 2118 harbors:
- a CDS encoding HD domain-containing protein; translated protein: MRLISISDYNDKTMQLARPIYDRQKRILLAAGRSIHPKYLVRLEDMDIRYLFVEDAISEGITMEEMVDMPTWMDAIEVVQKVYESAATKKTFELRELQQITKKLIDEVAKRKAIVLIPTTSIAEDLRRYAHSVNVALLALQVAKRLNVNNIQLRDLAIGSLVHDVGKAITKDDEHHPQEGFDYLRKVRDLSLLSAHVAFQHHEQLNGEGFPRKISGNAFHEFAQICGICNLYENMISRENIPPHMAMELIMTKSGIGYSEEVVQAFIQSIPSYTPGTKVKLNTGDAAIVSRIRSHMQRPVVRYLTNNEEVYLDEDYTLLITGIIEENSAAQ
- a CDS encoding DUF1128 domain-containing protein, which encodes MDLSQKTAENIEFMVNEISQKLKLLNAGIIKAAHFNESAYDDLKDLYQLVSSKDNFSISEMQAIAEELGNLKK
- a CDS encoding membrane protein, translated to MHKIRMIFYLVGLTILSMGISLTIKSDMGAGPWDALNVGLSNTIGLTVGSWVIIVGSILIIINGFLLKVRPDFLAILTIVLIGFIIDFWLIFVFAHLEPVGIVQKLIILVIGLIALAFGIATYLQANYPLSPIDRFMMGIRYRLKVNLMVAKTLGELTALVLAFIFKGPIGIGTIIVALMVGPFIQIFAPRLERLKAKMQ
- a CDS encoding metalloregulator ArsR/SmtB family transcription factor is translated as MQLSKIINYHKAVTDPTRIRIIMLLARGPLNGIEIAERLGISAPTVTHHANKLRDAGLLYQRREKNTIYFSLDEKTLKQSSLSLLKLVEKAKEGEDEMSINTEGQLKKSVLTNFFSKEGRLKQIPSQMKKKIIVLEHLVEKLEQGKKYQEKELNEFIKQFHDDFATIRREFIIHQFMYREDSIYELNPKELWTKWEKLS
- a CDS encoding peroxiredoxin family protein; the protein is MCQQQLVELHENIDQFKALDVDMYIVSGDESNQQKELHTAIHERYDFSLPFLSDPNLTLIEKMDMKNNDMAYRGYGLLDGDGKVVFSTINDHWGEELDKTLEEVKKELDHVKK
- the pyrH gene encoding UMP kinase, with product MVRYKRVLLKLSGGALSSNNGDNFDPIKLSHVADEVLSIVNMGVEVAIVVGGGNIFRGKLAEMWGIDRVEADNIGTMGTIINSLMLRGVLKSKTEKEIRVMTSVPFQSVAEPYIRLRAVHHLEKGYVVIFAGGNGQPFVTTDYPSVQRALETDCDAILVAKQGVDGVFTSDPKQDIHAKMYRNLNYQDVVANNIQVMDQSALLLARDYNLPVHIFNFDEPGVMKRLCEGGHVGTLVSHQQSVII
- the yfkAB gene encoding radical SAM/CxCxxxxC motif protein YfkAB, whose product is MTTETQKKRITPYNDPWEAYLDVQEHQQLTLSNVEFTTTTLCNMRCEHCAVGYMLGPKDPEALPLSLLFRRLDEIPHLRALSITGGEPMLSLKSVENYVVPLLQYAHNRGVRTQINSNLTLDMERYEKIIPYLDVLHISHNWGTIDDFVEGGFSMMEKKPSYEQRKVYFDRMINNAKELTSRGVIVSAETMLNKRTLPYIEEIHKQIVEDMGCQRHEIHPMYPSDFASNLEILTKEEIRNSIHHLLDIRDEETWMLFGTLPFYACSDDEQDLALVQRLRESKNVTVRNDPDGRSRLNVNIFNGDIIVTDFGDTPSLGNIKTHTLQEAYDTWNSSTIASQLNCHCASVQCLGPNILVKNSYYPTTDFHTRNSKL
- a CDS encoding MFS transporter, yielding MNNKFRFWILVSIVAISGFSQGMLLPLIAVIFENQGLESSLNGLNATALYIGILLVSPFMENPLRKYGYKPVIILGGLLVIVSLALFPLWQSFWFWFFLRLFIGIGDHALHFGTQTWITSFSTKGNLGRNVSLYGLFFGIGFAAGPLMTPLVTINEALPFIVSSVLCLIGWVFLFTLKNEFPDEEFKVSSFVDTMKRFSKAWKYGWVAFLPPLGYGFLEASLNGIFPVYGLRIGHSVTNISILLTAFAAGSIITQLPLGILSDKVGRKNILMIVLSSGTIAFLLASLFEQSSIGLTICFLLAGMLVGSTFSLGISYMADLLPRSLLPTGNLLCGISFSIGSLLGPFLGGMFIQWFQSISYFHIISLVLFMIFIAIVSSNKKQQQITEQAS
- a CDS encoding BH0509 family protein; translated protein: MSRQERRNMIEFIQRTKGLAEEQLIYMTDAEIEHIYATAYFHFEEIAE
- a CDS encoding YihY/virulence factor BrkB family protein, yielding MFKDKSLLLELWKRFKNDEIAGLSAELAYFFLLSLFPFLIFLITLIGYLPLSQDDLLGVINQYAPGESMKIIETTLEGIVQKQNGGLLSFGIIFTIWSASNGLNAVIRAFNRAYDVKETRHFLVARFMSVVLTVAMIMVIVVALLLPVFGHKIGVFVFSTFGLSDTFLAVWNAARWIGSFIILFIVFSCLYYFAPNKRLHWKEVFTGSFFATLGWILVSTGFSYYVGTFGNYSATYGSLGGIIVLMIWFYLSGMIILLGGELNATINCFREEKTK
- a CDS encoding OsmC family protein, with the translated sequence MRFEMKEVGFKTNVEYGELHVSGNEEYGFRPYQLMVASIAVCSGGVLRTILEKKKLHIDDIKIDTEVMRNPDMANRIEKILIHYTIKGMNLQADQIQKAIHLANKNCPMAQSVAGSIEIEETFELI
- a CDS encoding DUF1992 domain-containing protein, whose translation is MDFSFVASEDKIRKAYNDGEFKNLPGLGKPLVLEDLSAIPQELRMAYKMMKNAGYNPEEHTLKSEIKTIEDLMAASQDEHQIAIFKKQINEKTIRLNSLIKKRQISNSSAFKDYGNRVYDKLK